The window ATCGTTTTGGAAAGTGTCGAATTCGACAGCGAAGATGTGGTTTTCTGGCTTCCCATCGTTGGTTTTGTTGAGGATTCCGAGGTATCCGCCACCGGAGGCGCCAGAGTTATCAGCTTCCGGGACGATGACGAAAGCAAGGCCTTGACCGGAGTTGGGTTTGGTGCGAGGAGTGATGGAGAAAGTGAAAGAAGTTTCAAacgaaaaaggagaagaagtgtTTGAAGGCTTGAATGGGATTGGATTGATGTAAAGACCTTTACCGTGAGATAAAGGGTTTTCATCTCGGGTCATGGATAGAGCTCCGGATCGGCCTACGCCATCAGAGGAAGGACCAAGCTCTGCGTCTCCTAAGAACAACAAGTTGTTGCCATCGAAGGAGTTGAAGTTGAACTTGACGGCGAAAGCTGCGTTAGCTAAGAACAGAACAAGAAAACAGAGTTTGCGAATCTGCATTGTGATTCTTTTCTCGTATGTAGTTGTGTGTTGATTGAAGTGTGAAGAAGAATGATGGatgatgaacatatatatatatatgagactgATGATGTGTTTATATAAGGGTTGAAACGAAAGCCATCGAGTTTGAAACTTGAAtctattattctaaaataaagtTGGTCAAATAAAATAAGCCAAGTGGACGCGTTAGTACGTTACAGACGCCGCCACGAGGGCCTAGCAGTGTAAATGGACCTACCAGATGTTTTTCAATAATGAACAAATCTTATctgttttgataaataaatattaattgattttgaGTAATAATTGATTCAATTACGTATTCTATtacgtatttttttttgtcccctTTTGGCTAGACGAAACATTGTTGTTTTATTCTTGCCTCgtgtaaaatcaaaatctattagACATCTAGTTTATATGATGAATATGAATGATAATATGATCTGTTTCCCTAACGTGGATGCTAATTTACTATGTTCTTTTACTGACGTCagaataaataagtaaatacgTTTTATCTGACGACGAGGGTGAAAGATGATGGCACACTTTATAAATTGGGCCGGTGTAAATGAAAATAGCCCATATACTCGGCCCATAAAATCAATTGACGGTCCTCTCCTAGATAGATAATATCAGGCAGGGTCTCTCGCCggttctctgtttttcttaatcttcttctactgttcaaggtttgtgtttttgttttctctgaaaAAACTATGTATCGTTCTCTTGTTAAGATTCTGGCAATTGAATATTAGAGAACATTTCGTGGTTTAGGGTCCACAGTACAGGATTTGGGATTCAgggttttatgttttagggtttatcaTAATTATATCTACGAGAGATGAACAATTTATCACTTGGTAGAATAGAAGCTGAACCGATAGTTAGGGGTTTAGGATGATTCTGGTACATATGATATAGCAAACACATGGGGGTAGCTTTAAGAGAGGTGGTTCTAACGAGAGTCTTTGAAATAGATCGTAAACTAACTAGTATccacagcttcttgttttgtttggctTAAGTTAGGGTGTGATTTGGGTATGAAGAAGTAGGTTAACATGGAGTTACAGGATTAAGAAGATCGACCATGctatttatcaaaatataatttttgtgcCTCTGTTAACAAGAATGCCTTATTTGATGGTTCTGAGCCTATATGTTTGTTGTAATCTGCTAACACTAGAGATGGAGTTGGATCCAAAGAAGTTTGCTCAGCTTTTGGACAAAATTGAAGCCGAAGCTGATGAGTTTCTTCTAGCTCGAAATCAGGTTCTAGAAATCTCTTTGGTAGCATCTCTAGTTGGAATAATATTCACTACTTCCTTATTTAGTAATATGATTTGTGGAATGTACAATAACTTCCTCTGGAATTCACAAGCTTTTTATTCTATTGTTGATCTGCATCTTACTATTGTCTTTGTGAGGAATCAGTTAGGTTGTTAGGTCAATAAGGTTTATTAAACAAATGGAGCttgttatatatgtgtaataGATGGTGGAGAATGACAAGGAGAGGAATGCAAACCGGGAGGCACTTACAGCACTTAGGAAGAGAGCTAGGACAACAAAGACTAGTGTTCTTTCTCCATTTGATTCTATGATGAAGGATAGACACGGTTGCTCAACCAAACCTTTGGTTCAAGAAGTTTGCTCCACGTGTGGATCCCATGACTCTAGTGAACCCACTTGGATGATGCTACCTGGAGCTGATCTTTTTGCTGCAGTTCCCTTTCATGCTGTGCATACAATGCTTGAGAAAGGTTTTGAATCTAGTTCACAGTATTGCTACTATCctaaaaaactaatataatagCCTCATCAGAAAAGGTTGATTGTTATTTGTTACTGTGTAGATGAAGAGAGATTGGAGTTTGAATCGAAGAAGTTGCAGAGCTTAGTGAAGGAGAAGGCACTTTTCATATCTGAACTAGGTGCTCTTGCGGATAGTACGTCCCCAGGCGTTATCAGGTCATTGGTGGCGTTAAAGGACAAGCCTTCAGTCAAGTAAAAGTAGAGCAACGCTGGATTGTCACCAACAGTGTTATCCATTCGTGATGTTGAAGTTTTAATGTCCCTATGTTATGAAAATTCATCGTTTCTTGTACTGTATGttggaaaataatattttaggatttgcgtatatatatcagttttgttattttggagCTTAATTTGATGTTCAAGCAAAACCAGTTAATCAGTTAGAagtacaataatttttttaaaaagtatcgTTTATTACTGAATACAACAAATATGGAAAATGCAATGCAAAGTGGTTTTATATGGAAAATGCAATTCAAAGTAAGCCACAGGTTTGTTTGTCTTATCTTATTAAAACCTTTAACAAAGCAGACGATACAATATTACATAGCCAAACTGAAACGAATCAAAACGGTTTCGTTGTTTTCGAAAGACCAGCTCCAGATGTCGTGACGCTCAGCGGCACGCCCCATGGAACCAGCAAAACCGGCGTACATGTTTTGAAGAAGAACTTCATTAAGTACTCTCGAACCTTGGATCAAAGGCCTCTTCGGCTTCTCAACGTTTTCAGGCGCGATTGTAACGGTATTCCTAGAGTCTTTGCTTCTGAACTCGATCCAAGCTCTGAACCTCTCTCCACTGCTGAGATTCACATCTTTAAACGACCAAACTTTCCTTTTCCCGACCAATGTCTGAACCCAGTAACCAGCTTTCTCAGCGACAAGAGAAGTCATCGAGTTGATGTTGAGTCCGACATGGTTACCACTAATGTCTCTGAACTGTTCGTTCGAGAAAGTGTCGAACTCGACTGCGAAGAGGTTATTTTCTAGCTTCCCATCGTTGGTTTTGTTGAGGATTCCGAGGTACCCGCCGCCAGAAGCGCCGGAGTTATCAGCGGCTGGGACAATGACGAAGGCAAAGCCTTGACCAGAGTTAGGTTTGGTGCGAGGAGTGATGGAGAAAGTGAAAGAAGTTTTAaatgaaaaaggagaagaagcgtTTGAAGGCTTGAATGGGATCGGATTGATGTAAAGACCTTGACCGTGTGAGAATGGGTTCTCTTCTCGTGTCATGGATAGAGCTCCGGATCGTCCTACGCCATCAGAGGAAGCACCGAGCTCTGCGTCTCCTAGGAACAACAAGTTGTTGCCATCGAAGGATTTGAAGTTGAACTTGACGGCGAAAGCTACGTTAGCTAAGAACAGAGCAAGAAAACAGAGTTTGTGAATCTGCATTGTGTTTTGTATGCTGTGTGTTGATTGAAGTGTGATGGAAATATTTGGAGATTGATAAATGTGTTTATATAAGAGCTAAACGTAAGCCATCCAGTTTGACTATTCAAATCGAATAATTCGAAAAGTGGTCAAATAATATAAGCCAAGTGGGATGCGTTTAAAGATGATGGCTGCCACATGTGACAAGACCAAGGGCCTAGCCGAGCACTGAAAAAAATTTATGGACCCAACCAGTTGATGTCTCTAAGTGAACAAATCTTATATTACAGTTGTCGACGGCGGGAATCGATAAGCACACATCAATAGAAAGGTGTGGAAGAATGGGCTGGGCCTATCATAGCCCAAATACTTAGCCCTTAACTCAATTTGagaatttattaaattttgctgacttttttttttgtccctctCATTGTGTCACGGTGTCACCGGAGATTTTCAGTTTTTCACCGGTGGTTCTCTGTTTTTTGAATCTTCCTCCGCCTGAAATTTAGTTAAAGgtacaattttaatttgttcattCTATTTCTTTCTGATGAACTTTGTACCGCTCTCTTTTGTTAGGATAATCGTTGGATTAAAATTGTTACCGAATTGTTTATGAGTTTGTGTGCTGTTGTTGTGCTTGCCTTCGTTATTGCATCGTAGCAATGAGATTTCGTGATTTAGGGTTCAGGTTTTAggcttttagggttttttttcggAACTATCAATCACTTTACTCGCTATCAATTGTGAATTCAGTACTCATTTCATTTTAATAGAACTTGAAATCTTAAGTAAGGATGAACAAAACACATGGAGTGGCTTAAGAGAGGTGGGTCTAATGAGAGATTCTTTAAATTTTAGCTTAATCAAACTAGTATCCGCAGTATACCAcagcttctctttttcttttcgtttttggCTTCGtagttagggtttgatttgtGCACAGAAAAGCCAACCTAACATTGAGATTTTCAGGATTAGGAAGATTGCCTTAGTTAGCtaatcaaatattttcctttttccgagcgtatttgattttgattgctGGTCTGTTAGACTACTAGAGATGGAGTTGGATCCAAAGAAGTTTGCTCAACTATTGGACAAAATTGAAGCTGAAGCTGATGAGTTTCTTCTAGCTCGGAATCAGGTACTAGAAATCTCTTTGGTAGAATAGAATGGAGAAAGAAGACTAGTCTTTGTTTAACCAAAATGGAGCTTGTAATATGTGTAATAGATGGTAGAGAATGACAAGGAGAGGAATGCGAACCGAGAGGCACTTACAGCACTTAGGAAGAGAGCTAGGACAACAAAGACTAGTGTTCTTTCTCCATTTGATTCTATGATGAAGGATAGACACGGTTGCTCAACCAAACCTTTGGTTCAAGAAGTTTGCTCCACGTGTGGATCCCATGACTCTAGTGAACCCACTTGGATGATGCTACCTGGAGCTGATCTTTTTGCTGCAGTTCCCTTTCATGCTGTGCATACAATGCTAGAGAAAGGTTTTTATCTAGTTTACAGTTTTGTTACTCCTCTACTAATATAATAGCCTCAATAGAAAAAAGGTGATTGTTATTTGTTACTGTGTAGATGAAGAGAAATTGGAGTTTGAATCGAAGAAGTTGCAAAGCTTAGTGAAGGAGAAGGCACTTTTTATATCGGAACTAGGTGCTCTTGCTGATAGTACGTCCCCAGGCGTGATCAGGTCGTTGGTGGCGTTAAAGGACAAGCCTTTAGTCAAGTAGAAGTAGAACAATGTTGGTTTATCCATTTGTGAtgttgaagttttgattgatgtCCCTATGATATGAAATTTAATCGTTGCTTGTATTGTATGTTGGACAAGTCATCAtccttaatattaattaagaaatttacAAACTTTCTATTGAATTGATGATTGCATTTTTAAATTGTTCAAGGATGTTGAATCAATTGATTTAAatattatcttatgttttaccAATTTCTTGGATAAGTTTCCATACAAATGGCATTATctgtataaattaatatatacttaTTGTCTTATAAATTCAATTCTTTCTTGAACAAATCTTtcaactaaaataatttataatatataatcggAAAGCAATCTTTATGCGGTGGGTTTGAATTTCAGCTGAACAAAGAGAAGCTGCCAAAAGAGAACTGAGagatcaaagtcaaaaaaatcttcttttgcatcaaaacaaaattagggtttatccATAAACAGTTCCCAGAAGTTCTCCTTTGGCTCCCAAAACCACCACAGCCttaaaacatcatcatcacagcTTCCCTCAGGTttgaaagtttgaagctttaaCATCTCTGTTTTGGAGTTTGCACAAAAAttgggtttttctttttgttccatCTGTTTTTTGACCTTTTTTCTCGATAGATTCTTTTGATCACTCAGCAGAAAGCTCGATTCTTTATAATTGGAAATCAACAAGGGTCCGATGAATTCACATCTCTTCCGCGTAATCTGTATACTCCATTCGATAATCGCACTTACAAGTGGAACCCTGATGATGTTCTACACAGAGAAAGCTTCCATCTTTGGTCACGGTAGTGATATAGCAAACAAGCTCAAAGGATCAACGCCTCACGACGAGCAACTCATCCAGATTTCTCAGTCATTCTCTGGTTTGCTTCTATTCGCAATCGGACTGGTCTTGTTCATGGTGTCGTTTGTGAAAGACAGAGAGTTTCATAACTTCTTTGCTGGAGGTTCTGTGATTCTCTATATCCTTATGGCTCTATGGAGAGTTATGTTTGAGTGGAAGATTGAAGATCTTGCTTTTGAATGTCCCAAGCAAGCCCTTGGAGACATTGCTTTAGCTGTCTCATGGGTGTTCTTCCTCGTTTATACATGGAGAGAGAAGTAcgattgatgttttttttttgttttcttcttaattttgtgGGCTAATGCAAAAGATGATGTGTTTTGTTAGAAAGTGGAGATCAAACTATTGTTGGATTATGTAGATTCAGAAGATCAGCAAGTGTCAATGaaaatggtttattttttttcaactgtGAAAACATCACACTGTCTTGGTTTCATCTGAAATTGCATTCTGAAATCTCGTTTTGTAAGTAATCTGTACGGTGGGATTCTTATCTGTGAAACTGTAACTTTGTTTTCTCACATGatacaatctagaaacaaaagTGGAGAGATCATATCACCAAACTATTTCTATCAGAGACAAGTTCATATTCTAAGAATGGGATGGTTCTGTGGACAATCACATTCATGATTCATTCCAAGTCCATTAGATGCATCATCATCCTCAATTTCAGATTACACTATAATGAGAAGAAACAGccaattccaaaaaaatcattaacttCTCTCCTGACTCCTCTTGCATATAGCAAATAATGTAGCTTTCTTTTGTTCCAGCCTCTCTCACCCTTAGTCTCAGTGTCTATTATAGTTAAGAAGAGTAAAAATTCTCTATAAACATTATGTTTCCATCTTCCTTACCCCTTGTCTTCAACATCAATACCAACCTGAACATCTACTGTCACTCCGCAAGATATCAAAATTGAATTGTGCAATTTCAGGCAAGTGTCATTCTTCAAAGTTATAATAAAATGGGCCTAGCCAATCATAAGGGCCCATAGCTAAATTAGATCCTTGTGTCTGGAACattcaaatcaaaaaaattcttatttagTGGCTTTAACTTTGGAATTCGCCTTCTTGTTCAAGCCAGAAGCCAAGTGTTCTTCTTTCATTTCATACCTGTCGCCGACATTTTCACCGGTTCTCTGCTCTtcgattcttcttcctctgtgaaTCCATTTTCAAaggttacttttttttttcccctcttttTGAGAAATTCTTGTGTCAAGAATTGTAAGATGCTGCAAAGGAAAGATGAAGCATTTTCACTTCAATCTTCGGATTTAGTTCGGCTTGCTTTGCTCGTTGAATTGGATTGTTACCGAATTGTGTTTTATGAGTTTGGTCttgttgtttttatctttaTGAATGAGATTTCGTGATTTGAAGGTTCAGGGTTTTGGGATTCGTGTGATGTTTCTCTTAGGGTTTATCAGATTTGTTTATCAGCGACCTCGTGTCTAGAATTAGAATAACCAATTACATTATCCAATTTTTGAAATGGGTTTATTGTGCATTTTAGaaattgatagaaaaaaatcttgaatttcTAAAACCACTCTTGGTATTTTCAAGCCATTGATTTGTGATGAGAAGAGGTTCTCAATAAAATGTCTTTGTTTCCGATTTCTTACCAAATCCGAGGTTTTAATGGAGTTTTATACGCTTGTTAACTCTTTATTAAGCTTGGTTTTGAGAACCAAACTTGTAATTTACGatctttctttgtgtttgatAATGAGTCTTTGTAATTTAAGGACTTGATTTTGATCTTTTACGAGCGTGTCTTGAACAGTTGAATGATAGAGTTTGCTTGTGAATACCAAATAGGATGTGTGGAGGAGAATCTAGCTTATGTAACTTATGTTAATGTTAAAGGCCATTTGTTCATCATTATCATGTTCATATTTTGACCATGTTCTTCCTTGTTGTCTGCATTATTATGACAGGATGAGTGACCAACCAGCACAAAACGGCTTGAATCCTCCTCCACCCGTTTCAGAGCCAACCAAGCCTGCTGCCTCAGTAGAAAcgaaaccaaagaagaaaatatgcTGTGCTTGCCCTGATACCAAGAGGCTGAGAGATGAGTGCATCGTTGAGTATGGTGAATCGGCTTGCACAAAACGGATTGAAGCTCATAAAATGTGTCTCCGCGCAGAAGGTTTCAACAtctgaagctttttttttctttttttaaatacgTAGTTTGATGGATCAAACAGAATGAGCAACGTAGATTTGTTCATCGCCCGAAATGGGTTTAGGATATAAAACCGGAGGTTAATTCTCCATGAGATTATTATGTACGCATTTGGTTGGATACAAAATCCCATTTTGTTGTGATTGAAAATAAAAGTTCAAAGAaaccatatattttaattatcttgCAAGTGTGTAGCTTGATTGATAGGTAAGGGAAAGAAGATGCTACCAATAGAAATATGATATATTGGTGGATAAGGGGGCCATAACCCATTACATTACATCACATTCACACCATACAAGAGTCATAAGAGAGTGATATGAGCTCAGTATATGAACTCACatcatattttattcatattacaTTTTGATAAAGATGAAACTTTATTTAATTGGGGCAGCAAGTGCAGTTGGTGCAGCTGCAGGTGGATCCGCACTTGCACTTGCAATTTGCGTCGTTCTCCTCTGCACCAACGTCCATGATCATGGCCTCCTTGTAGCTGCAAACAATATCAGTTTTGTTATATCATCATGATATctttgtatcatcatcatcatcatcatcaccataaCAATCATCTTATTATTACCTCTCCTGAGTCTCGACGATGTCGAAGGTGTAGCTGGAACCCTTCTTCCTGCAGTCACAGAAATAGAAAGCATAGATCAATCAAGACAAAGATCATAGTTGCAGTCATAGATCGAGAAAGCAtcaagatccaaaaaaaaagagagtagcCCAACAAATATGGATCTTAACAATGAATCAGAAATAGGCTTTCtcatgaaacaaaaaacagaggagacttACACGCACTGGGTCTTGTCAGCACAGTCGCAGCTTCCGCAGTTGGTAGACATGATTGAGATTTTGAAAAAAGCTTGAAGGGGTTTGTTTGAGTTATGTAGTgattgagttcttcttcttgttttgtgatCAAACTTCAATGGCACTCTAATTTATAGAAGGACAGAGAGTGGCGAATCTCTACAGCTTATGTGACAACCGAATCTTTTTGGGTTAAGCCTTTCGTTGCCAACCTCTCGTGTCCAATTTACTCCTTTTTTTCCCCCACTATATTCGTGATTCCTCCAATTATTGATTTCTCGTAATTCATTACAACTTTATTTTTATGGTTTAACAAACACACTGTGGCGTACACGTGAAGGGTGGGTGAAGATTTAAGTGTTATACTAGtagttttttacttttagaCAAGATCTTTTTTTTCCCGTTGGAAA is drawn from Camelina sativa cultivar DH55 chromosome 1, Cs, whole genome shotgun sequence and contains these coding sequences:
- the LOC104780031 gene encoding lectin-like protein At3g16530 translates to MFIIHHSSSHFNQHTTTYEKRITMQIRKLCFLVLFLANAAFAVKFNFNSFDGNNLLFLGDAELGPSSDGVGRSGALSMTRDENPLSHGKGLYINPIPFKPSNTSSPFSFETSFTFSITPRTKPNSGQGLAFVIVPEADNSGASGGGYLGILNKTNDGKPENHIFAVEFDTFQNDEFMDISGNHVGVNINSMTSLVAEKAGYWVQTLVGKRKVWSFKDVNLSSGERFKAWVEFRSKDSRITVTLAPENVKKPKKPLLQGPRVLNEVLLQNMYAGFAGSMGRAVERHDIWSWSFENAAKNN
- the LOC104780037 gene encoding uncharacterized protein LOC104780037, giving the protein MELDPKKFAQLLDKIEAEADEFLLARNQMVENDKERNANREALTALRKRARTTKTSVLSPFDSMMKDRHGCSTKPLVQEVCSTCGSHDSSEPTWMMLPGADLFAAVPFHAVHTMLEKDEERLEFESKKLQSLVKEKALFISELGALADSTSPGVIRSLVALKDKPSVK
- the LOC104780047 gene encoding lectin-like protein LEC; translation: MQIHKLCFLALFLANVAFAVKFNFKSFDGNNLLFLGDAELGASSDGVGRSGALSMTREENPFSHGQGLYINPIPFKPSNASSPFSFKTSFTFSITPRTKPNSGQGFAFVIVPAADNSGASGGGYLGILNKTNDGKLENNLFAVEFDTFSNEQFRDISGNHVGLNINSMTSLVAEKAGYWVQTLVGKRKVWSFKDVNLSSGERFRAWIEFRSKDSRNTVTIAPENVEKPKRPLIQGSRVLNEVLLQNMYAGFAGSMGRAAERHDIWSWSFENNETVLIRFSLAM
- the LOC104780057 gene encoding uncharacterized protein LOC104780057, whose protein sequence is MELDPKKFAQLLDKIEAEADEFLLARNQMVENDKERNANREALTALRKRARTTKTSVLSPFDSMMKDRHGCSTKPLVQEVCSTCGSHDSSEPTWMMLPGADLFAAVPFHAVHTMLEKDEEKLEFESKKLQSLVKEKALFISELGALADSTSPGVIRSLVALKDKPLVK
- the LOC104780066 gene encoding uncharacterized protein LOC104780066, with the protein product MNSHLFRVICILHSIIALTSGTLMMFYTEKASIFGHGSDIANKLKGSTPHDEQLIQISQSFSGLLLFAIGLVLFMVSFVKDREFHNFFAGGSVILYILMALWRVMFEWKIEDLAFECPKQALGDIALAVSWVFFLVYTWREKYD
- the LOC104780073 gene encoding cytochrome c oxidase copper chaperone 1-like, coding for MSDQPAQNGLNPPPPVSEPTKPAASVETKPKKKICCACPDTKRLRDECIVEYGESACTKRIEAHKMCLRAEGFNI
- the LOC109133388 gene encoding metallothionein-like protein 3, which gives rise to MSTNCGSCDCADKTQCVKKGSSYTFDIVETQESYKEAMIMDVGAEENDANCKCKCGSTCSCTNCTCCPN